One window of the Archangium primigenium genome contains the following:
- a CDS encoding cytochrome P450 yields MTQPHTPWSPEHLRNPHPFYAALRERAPVLPLPGFEGVLAVTRHEDIAPALKNPTLFSSRRVAPGLNLPPEVGEQARRFFRTENNLIASDPPHHTRLRTLVAKAFTPRLVAEMEPRIRALARELLEPLLQQETFDVMEGLAVPLPVIVISEMLGVEPERRQDFKRWSDHVVQMVALSQKRLDPRPILQGLTELHAYLGEVIERRRREPRDDLLSALVRAADGFLEVEDLVSFARLLLVAGNETTTNLLGNALVSLLRHPEQWERLRATPGLVPATIEETLRYEGPVQALMRMATQDTRIAGHPVAEGTRLFLLIAAANRDPRRFVEPERFDITRQDPGQLAFGHGVHFCLGAPLARLEARVVLEELLPRVGRLAFAPGQEEAIDWGESFLLRGPRRLRLVAERR; encoded by the coding sequence GTGACGCAGCCGCACACCCCGTGGTCGCCCGAGCACCTGCGCAATCCCCACCCCTTCTACGCCGCCTTGCGCGAGCGCGCCCCGGTGCTGCCCCTGCCCGGCTTCGAGGGCGTGCTGGCCGTCACGCGCCATGAGGACATCGCGCCCGCGCTCAAGAACCCCACCCTCTTCTCCTCGCGGCGCGTGGCCCCGGGCCTCAACCTGCCCCCCGAGGTGGGCGAGCAGGCCCGGCGCTTCTTTCGCACCGAGAACAACCTCATCGCCTCGGATCCGCCCCACCACACGCGCCTGCGCACCCTGGTGGCCAAGGCCTTCACGCCCCGGCTGGTGGCGGAGATGGAGCCGCGCATCCGCGCCCTCGCCCGCGAGCTGCTCGAGCCCCTGCTCCAGCAGGAGACGTTCGACGTGATGGAGGGCCTGGCCGTGCCCCTGCCCGTCATCGTCATCAGCGAGATGCTCGGCGTGGAGCCCGAGCGCCGCCAGGACTTCAAGCGCTGGTCGGACCACGTGGTGCAGATGGTGGCCCTGTCCCAGAAGCGGTTGGATCCCCGCCCCATCCTCCAGGGCCTCACCGAGCTGCACGCCTACCTGGGCGAGGTCATCGAGCGGCGGCGGCGCGAGCCCCGGGACGACCTGCTCAGCGCGCTCGTGCGGGCCGCCGACGGCTTCCTGGAGGTGGAGGACCTGGTCTCCTTCGCGCGGCTCTTGCTCGTGGCGGGCAACGAGACCACGACGAACCTCCTGGGCAACGCCCTGGTGTCGCTCCTGCGCCATCCCGAGCAGTGGGAGCGGCTGCGGGCCACGCCGGGCCTCGTGCCCGCCACGATCGAGGAGACGCTGCGCTACGAGGGCCCCGTCCAGGCGCTCATGCGCATGGCCACCCAGGACACGCGGATCGCCGGCCACCCCGTGGCCGAGGGCACGCGGTTGTTCCTGCTGATCGCGGCGGCCAACCGGGATCCCCGCCGCTTCGTGGAGCCGGAGCGCTTCGACATCACCCGCCAGGATCCGGGCCAGCTGGCCTTCGGGCACGGGGTGCACTTCTGCCTGGGCGCGCCCCTGGCGCGGCTGGAGGCCCGGGTGGTCCTGGAGGAGCTGCTGCCCCGGGTGGGCCGGCTCGCGTTCGCCCCCGGCCAGGAGGAGGCGATCGACTGGGGCGAGTCCTTCCTCTTGCGCGGCCCCCGGCGGTTGCGGCTCGTGGCCGAGCGGCGCTGA